From the Salminus brasiliensis chromosome 15, fSalBra1.hap2, whole genome shotgun sequence genome, the window TTAAGTACTTAGTATTAGATTCAGGGTTTTTTGCCTAGAGGCCAGTAGTGGAGGATGTATCTAGGGGTTTATTTTCTGTTCGGATTGAAATCAAGCCTCTATCTTTCTCTCGTTCTGTTGCTTTCCCTGTatgctggtgtgttttacttggccctgctttctctctctggtctaGACAACCTCTGGCATGCTTCCTGGAACTGCTCTTCATGCTGCAGCTCTTATCACTAAATACACTTATCGGCCACTGTATTAGAACCCCCTGCCGTGCTGTTACACCATTCTTGAGGCACCATTCTTCCTGTATTAATGCATAATTCATGACAACACACCAAAGCAAAGTCAGCCCAAACGAAGGCCAGCTCATGATTGCCTTCCAATGACTTTTAACCACAGCCCTTTATTTAACTAGCTAGCTTGGTAGCCATAGATAACTAGCTACTTTCAGTGGCTATCTAGCTGAAGTGTTGTTAATGTAGCTCACACAGTGctgtacataaaaaaacaaatacaatgaCAAGGTTGGGTAACTTAAGCACTCTTTTAAGTGGGTTAGCTTACTACCTAGCTAGTTGGGGCTGTAACTAGTTATTAGTCCTTATATCGTGAGCCTTTGTGTATATAGCACTAGCACCTCTATGGATTTTGCCATACAAAGCTAATTATTTTATGGCATCTCTAACATAAACCTGGATATTTTCTAAGCTCAGACATTCAAGTAACATATCGGATGGGGCAGCTTCCATTCACATTGTTGTACAGTCCCACCAATATGTGGAGTTAAatcaaaaatgaataaaatgttgGTTTAGATGTTTGTTTTGGGTCTTCATGCACACAACCAGTAAATGTCACCAGAATGTGGTGTTTTAAGCATGTTAAAGAGGTCAATCTTTTTTCTGATTTGTCAAATTTTCCCCAAATTTTGGCACTGCTGATTAGCCCACCCAAGAAGTAAGGGCTTAACACGTCTTCTCCAATACATACAAAGCGGTGGTTCTATGGTGGTCCCTTTCCATTGACAGATTGGATAGAAGGGGGCTAAAAAAGTGTTCAGCAACAGGCAAGCTACAATCAGTCACTGTAAACCTACAAAGTGCATCTAAAGGGGATCCTGAGCTCATATAGGAAAACCAGTGTAGAGCGCTGCCCCAGGGATTAGCTGTGACCTTTTATATCCACCTTAAACTGCAGTGTATGGAGTGTCAGGAATCTGTTACCCTGTAATGTGGGCCCAGGACCTTAGCAAAGATatgtcagagagaaagagagataagagCAATAGATTGGGTAAGTACAGTCAATACCTGGGAGTTCAGTCGCTTTAGCTGGTGTTGTGTAATAGGAATAATAGGAACCATCATTGTGTAAGAGGAATAAGCCATTCTCAGCTGTGCTGTCCCACGGAGAACACTTTTTTTGAACAGAAGCACGAGGGCTGGAAAGGAATAAAAACATCTTGATGTAACAAGATGCATTATTCACACTACTTACTGCTGATGGATCATATGACTCCCTTGAGGAATTTTTGGAGGGTTTTTAAATCTGTATTTGCTTTGAAGAACATTTAAGGaaatgtttttagaagaaaaaggttccttgaaggttcctcacagttttaaactgaggaacctccaaaagttgTGGGATGGCAATTAAAGTTGCCCTGGTATGTCAACTGTACTTTCTTTGCCATACTTAAATAATAAGTATACatagagctggaaaacaggccaattccaaacccccaaaactgtaATGTAACAGTCCGGACTCATCATATTTACACCTTCAAAACTAGAACAGTAAAGTGACAACAATTTTATGGttttgatactggagagcagttCATCACCTCCAGCTACTTATGGAAATATGGTTTGCCACATGAACCAGACCTTGAACAGAGAGTCTGATTTCAGAAATAAATAGAATGCCTAGAATTTTTACCTTAGTAATTAGTTCATGGGCATCCATCATAAATGTGAATGTTTGGATTGGATTTTACGCGTCTGGGTGCTGCATGTAGTGCTGTCGCTATCATGCATAAACGTATCAATGTGCGCATGCATGCTGTTTAAGGGACAGATCTGTTCAcattacagacagatacaggtCACTTACATTTATGAATGTATAGGTCTGGTCCGCCAAATCCAACCCgaacaaaaaaaatcagtagAAATAAATTAGGCTTGTAACGTGAACTTGAATGTGACAAAGTATATTCCTTCTGAAACACATCCCTTAAACTAAGTAAGAGGTTGTTAATAAGCTGACTCTTTGaagcaggtgtgttgggagtggGGGCAGCACTAAAATGAGCAGGGCAGGGGTATTTCAGAAGCAGGGCTGGGAACTACTTAATTGGGAACTTCCTTAAGACTGGATAAATTACATCACCCAAAGGCAAATTTTCTGTCTAGAATTTATTGTAAACATTCTAATAAATAGAACCTCTGAATCAAGACAACGCACATTCATTCTGATTGATTTCCATGATACACCACATAGTGCTCCAAAGCAACTGCAGAACACAATTAGACCAAGTGCCCTATAATAAGAAAACACAAGCATTACTGAAGCACTGCTTTGAACATCATCTGACGCAAGcagggaaaaagaaaaagatgaagctaaacacagaaataaaaagCAGCTTTGTCTGAGGACCAGCAGGACTGCAGCACGTAGGACTCGGgtttaaaacaaaacagaacaaacagtcatttcattttgtttgtttgcagtgtgtgttcactgtactCAGACAACGTCAGTCAACTTTTCCCTGCATTTCAAGGTCACAATACATGACATGTTGACTGAAATCACCTTTTTACCGCTGATCTCTGACCTGATTCTGGTTATATTAGGATTATGTGGTTTTAGATCAGCAAAAAGTAGCAGATCCAGATGAAGTTCAGCTTAGCTATGGTTAACTGGACCTATAGGACAGGTGGCTCACTTAAAGCACAATACTCCAGCATTTTATTTGCTGCATCTGTAACCTTATTATTGTAGACAATCAGTTTGATACTTTTGATTTAAAATACCCCCTTAAAAACTTCCCATTTCTCTCCCAATCTGATACTGCCAATCAACCCACCCGTTGATTGAGATACTCGGAGCAAAGTaccgggtccccagcttcaacataccagctaacagacgtctggACTGGCCAACATCACCAAAGAGTGATAAGAGGAGAGAGCACGGACAATTAATGGCTAAACAGCATAGCACGGAATTCAAACTTCCCGGCCTtagtggcagcacattagaccactgagccacttggagTCCTCCACCATGCACCGTTGTTACAAGTGAAAAAGTGTAGTTGATGAATTCTGATTTGGCAGATTTACAGAAGAACAGCCCACAAAAATGTTCAATAAAAAGAAGTTTCTTGTAAATGTCTGTTAACAGAATTCAGCAGCTGCTATTATATCATTTTTAACTTTTCTAATTATGGGGAAATGCAAAAAATACATatgctggagtattcctttgaGCTGTACACTAAATTAGCAGTAGTGCCAGATCTTCTTGGTGGAGCGCAGCACTGTCTTTTAACTGTATCTATGAACCGTAACCAGTTACCTGAACTACATTCCCACAATGGTTTCTCAAAGTACACCTTCCCTCAAATTATGTCCACATGGATTCCTACCGTGTATTGCAGAAGCAGATTGCTGAAattgtgttctagaatgttctagaaGCAGATGTTACCAGAGCACACCCAACCAACAAATACCATCAAATGCTGAGCGCGATTGTTGGGAGACTCTAGAATGATCCCCTGACCCACCCTCACTCTGTTCTCCCACCAATTCACggtgttctagaatgccctccCACCAAttgacactgttctagaatctcCTCCCACCAAttcacgctgttctagaatgtcctcccACCAAttcacgctgttctagaatgtcctcccACCAAttcacgctgttctagaatgtcctcccACCAAttcacgctgttctagaatgtcctcccACCAATTCATGGTCTTCTAGAATGCCTTCCCACCAattcacagtgttctagaatgcacTCCCActaatttacactatatttgAATGTCCTCCAACTAATTCATGCTGTAGTAAAATGTCCACCCACCAAGTCACACTGTTGTAGAACAGCGTGCTTTCATCAAtccactgttctacaatgttctctcACCAATTCATGCAGTATTAGAATGTTGAATGTCCTGAATGTAGAAGTAGAATGTCCTGTTCTTTCCCCCTCATTAACACAGATCTCTAATGTTCTCCCCCTGTCTGCACTGATTCATCTGctttgtgttctttttcaaaACTTTCTAAAACAGCCATTATCAGAATGCAGGTGTTTGTTGGGTCGGTACGCTCTGGTTGTAATGCTCTGGAACTTTCGGACTGTGTATGGTAGAACATCACTGCAGTGAGTCTGTTTACATTAGCTGTTAATGAGGAAAGAAAAATCCCTTCAGCTCTCATCGCTCCAAAGTGCCCATCAGTGGCTCCACAGCTGCCAGGAACGACACTTCAAACTCATGGTCGGAAAAGCGGGCGACGGATTGCCGCGCTCTTCGCCGAATGTCCAGACGTGCGTTGGCCGTCAGGCTGAGGATGCGCTCCATGGCCTCAGCATAGTTGTCCTCGTCATCAGCCAGAAAGCCTGTGGCACCTCCATCATATGGGACCACGATGTCCATCTTGGGCCCACCAGACTTATGGGCCAGGATGACCGTCCCAGCGGCCATGCACTCAACCACAcctgagagaaagcaagagataATTAGGATAATTAAGGGATATAACCAGACTCTAAAATGTCATTCTTTAGTTTGAGCTGCACCACTGTTTAAAACATTTACACTTTAGATGTTTGCTTACTCTGTGGACTAGTGAGGGATCAGTGAGGGAATACAAGACCTGGACCTTCAGTTCAGATCTCTCCAATCACAGAAAAAGTACAACAGAATGCTAGAAACTttcagacagggattaagcctaggcCTGGACTACATAGCTTTTTGACTGAACAAAACGTAGCCCTTGACAGGGCTTAATCCCTGCCTGGAAACCCTACATGCTTTAAAAGCTGACCAAGTATGTTTAGTTTAACATCATATCCCATCATTTCTCCATTACGCTAACTCTGTTTCTCAGAAAGAGGCTcttatacagtgtttttgagacAAGTTGGATAAGTATCCCTTTTGTTACAAGATTTGCTTTCTTAATAAATGATTCTGAGAAGTGCTGCTGTTTTAAGATCAGTGTCTAAGACTAACATTGTTACTAACAGAGAAATAATCTTTTTCTAGGTCAGCAAACTGGCCCAGTTATCATTCAGGCCCTGAATGTACTGTCCTCTAAAGTTCAAATAATCCTGGGAACGGCAGGAATGTCCTGTGTATGCATTTGTAGCTAATGTTGCCTTGCGAAACAAGCtattgagctgttgagcagcGAATCAAAATGAGATAGGCTGGAAGTAAAAACTGTGTTGCCGCCATGCTAACAATATCTGGCATGTCTAACTCCAGATTGTTCAGCCTGACAGTGCGAATCAAGCATGTATACAGCTGTTTGATCGGGTGTACACTTTCTGTGTAGCAACAGATTTTTGAGCATGATGATACAAGTACACTGGCAACACCCCACCAACCACATGGGGCACCGCGAAAACCACTTGACAGCATCGTAGAAACCACATAAAATAACCTAGCAACTGCTATAACAACCATCAGGGACACCTTAGCAAACACCTGAGCAAAtaccaagcaacaccatagcaccaacTTAGCAACAATCTAAAATATTATAGCAACCACCCTAGCAAACACAGAGAAACACCCAACAATACCCTAGCAACACCATTATACTCACCATAGCACTGACTTGGCAAGACTTAGCAAACACCTGGCATACCGTAGCAACATCTTAATTTAACCCTCGTCACCACATAGCAATGATCTGGCAATTACCAGGAAATGGAAACCACTTAAGCCCTGCAAGCATTTCTTGTTTAAAAAGAATACTGCACTGTATTTTGTGCACTACCTAGCAACGGTTACTATGAAAGTATGTATGCATAGATCTGTCAGCTGCAGTTCTCACCGATGCCAAAATGTTCGTTCCACATGGTGTGCAGACCGATGGTGGCTTCCACCaattccttcttcagctcctcaaaCGGAATGTTAAGTTTAAACTCCACTCTATCGGCCACGCCCAGCTCCTGGCACAGCCCCCTCAGCATCAGCACCCTGTCCTCGTCGTCCTGGTTCCGACATCCGCCAATCAGCACCAGTTTCACAGACTCCCTCCCTCCAGGCTCTGCACCCTTCTTGTCTAGAAGTTTGCGGAAGGCCCTGATCTGCAGCCGGTGGTCCTTCTCAGGACGAAACTGAGCCACTGACACCAGGGAGTGGCACTTCCGGTCTCTTTTCtgttcctcttcttcctccagaGGAACGTCGAGGAATGCCTGGACATCACAAGGCGGGTAGACCACACTGGTGCGGTTGGGGGCACGCCACAGTGCCAAGATGTGGCCCAATGTCCAGGTGGAGTTGACCATGACCACGTCGCTGCAAGAGCCAGCCAGCCCATACAGCAGTGCGAAGGCACAGTAATAAATGACTTTAATGGCACTCAGCACGGGGTTATTGGTGATGAGGTCTGCATTGTTGAACCTACAGAGGAAACAGGAAAACCAGCTTGGAATTCTAATACACTTGATCTGTGTAATTTCACAGATTGCAAAAAATGAGTAAGAAGctaaaaagggttaaaaaataaacagatcCAATATTGCCCCCTATGATTCCTGTAGCAtactgcagtctgtcagaatgaccatGTGGCTCATATAAATATTAAAGCCATACTGCCCCTTACACTTTTACAACATTACAGCCTGTCAAAATGACCGTGTGAATCATATAAGCATTATAGAGCCATGTCGCCCCCTAGGCTTCGTGTAGTGTAttgcagtctgtcagaatgacatTCCCAAGAGAAATGATACTATATTTATTTGTAGCTCTTAATAATTACCTGGGGTTCCTCTCCCGGACCACAGAGAGCATGTCTGTGCTGATGGTGGGGTAGTGCACGTAGCTGCCCACTCTGCATCCACCCAGGTAGCGGAACACAGGCAGGGTGAAGGCGTAACCCATGGAGTCGATGTAGAGGTCTGGAGTGAAGGTCGTGAGTGCCTCCCAGCCCAAGAAGAGCGAGCCGATGCTTTGACCCAGCAGAGTGAAGTGCGGGTACAGGCTGGCCTCTACGAGGAAGCGATGTTTCAGGAAGACAAAGCGGACGGGCCGCGGCAGACGAATGTTGAAGCGCCGTCGAGCACCGTCAACAATCTGCTCTGCTGTCACACCCTGGTCTCCAGTATAGACAACAAAATCCACATCCTGATACCTGAGACAAAGCAAGGAATGAGGATAGTAAGGAATCAGTAAAACAGATAAAATGCCAAAGCTTAACTATATTTTATCTTCACAGTAACACAGTAAACGATTCTGCTGTTGTATTGTATATCACACAGCTAATGTGATTGTCAGACAGTTATCAAAatttcaaaatgaataaaaaaaaaatgtatggttTAATTGTTGTTAAAATGACCAGCAGGGGGCGTAGGTCTGCACTTTGTTCTACAAACACTgcatttttagtattttagctgattgttgttttattttaaaatatgctaTACATATTACTGTTCAAAAGCACTGTATGCACTCacttgtaatattaataatgataataataataataacttctgTACCTATTCTGGAGGGCTCTTATAGCGCACCACagcactctctctcctccacctccagcGTTGCAGTACGGGTGGAAGAATGCCACGGCAGGCTTTCCATCTCGAGCTCTCTGTGCTTTCCTGTTAGCCTGGAGCCACGCCCGCACCCCCATGACCATCAGGAACAGCAAGCAAGTGAGAACGAGGCACAGGCAGAAGCATGGCAACAACAGAGACCACAGCAACCTgcggaacacacacacacacacacacacacacacacacacacacacttacttgttTACTTGTATTGATATTGGGATGTtactgttttatattatatatttataaaattagaTCACAGTGTAACACAACATTTATTTTcaaaatgtttataaatataatacaacaagcagtagtactgccaatacaatatgactttctggagcagataaacatgaacctattggcaccatgctgcctaataccaggtgtgggctagaggggtataaagccccccagcactgagctgtggaactgtgctctctgaaatgatggatggtgctccatccaatacttttaagatAACTTGGAaacttggggatgaggtggaatgGAGATTAggaccaacatcctgacctcactaatgcttgtgtcgctaaatgcagtcaaatcctcacagcactgctccaccaaaacctagtagaaagccttcttccctggacagtacagacatttactccaacaaaagcaggataaaccctttttatatccttgattttgaaagaaatgaatgaacaggtgtccaaatacttttgtattttccatacagtgtatctgcTATTGTGAACCAGAGAAACCAGAAgtctcattttttttactttgacagTTTGAATCTGGCAGATAAACAGATctatagaaatgctgcaaaatgacttggagtaaaatatatgttttacaCTGACCTCCACTGAGAGTTAAGAGGGGTCCTGGTTATTCTAGAGATTCAGACAGCAAACTAAATCAATAGcttacagtgatcaaactctcAGAAAGGAAAACCTCTCATGTTACATATATCTATTACTGGTAATGGTATAGTTTGTTCTAACCAGGCCCAGAACCAGTGAAACCTGAAGTCCATTCATAGCAGCACATGAGAAGACAGGCGCCCATCCCTGTTACCTAACCAGAGAGCCGCAGACCTGCTCCTCAGTTCCCATAACAACCCTCGCTAATCTAGCGCTAACGTAAACTCGCTGGTCTCTGCTGGTCGTCTACAGTTAACAGAGCTCGTACCTGATTAAATCGCACAGGCAGAGGGACAGATGGTCGTGTCGAGACATCTTGGCTGAAAGTGACAACACAACATTTACAGCGCCTCTCCGGCCTCCGCCTACACCGCTCTTCTTCTCCTCGGGGTGACGGAGGAGCGACATTCAGACGTGCTTATCGCCACCTGGCGGGAGCCACAGTGTGaaccaggaccaggaccagcCACAGTGTGAACcagcttttttgacagtctgcccacatcaagctatacaataaaaatctacatttaaacttaactaaaccttaacttaatgaagtaaagtgcaaaagtgcaaaagaaaaataaaataaaaatgaagaaaataaaaatagaataagttacatttaagttaaagaataaaatataaaaatatgaaaatatagaaatataagcaaaaaaaaatacagaatacaaatatacaaatatatatacagagatgaaatagtgcgtgtctgtgtgtgtgtgtgtgtatatatatatatacatatgtacatatttatctgtatgtgagtgtatgtgtgagttaacaAACAGCAGTGCCAGCTAACCTTTACAGTTTTATTTGAGTGAGATTCAGTAATAGAGTTTCTAAATTTAAGATGCTGCAAAACAAAATGGGCAGATATTAAacagaggtaaaaaaaaaaaaaaaaaaacaagaaaaaacatgTGATTTAATGCCATAAATATCTAAATGCTGGATAAACGCCATGGTAATAAACGATAGGGGGGCGAATCGCCATGGATGAATTAGCTAAATAACAGATTAGGGCTGTTAGTCCACGTTAATGGAGGCAGACTTAAAGGACACTCATCACcccatttctttcattttttctctATAATGACACTGATTGGCTGACTGGCAACAACGTGACCTAATTATGTGCCTGGCTGGTTATAGGATGTGGACTCCTAAGAGCTATAAATCAGTAGAATATTCTCATTTTAGATGTACCCTTTTGAATGGAGCAGTACTTGGGCTGCGACTGATGACGTTTCACAAGTCCACAAGAACACAAATACATTGAGAATCGACCTAAGTCCTTAtgggcaagtctgttcactctgtTCAATCTTTGTATTGCCATGGgacagttatttccagtcatatgAGACtggggagagaccaaaatactgaaAACTTAAGGTCAAATTACAGTTTCAAAACTGTAATATGTGATTTTGCGGCTTGTACAGGCAACTGCGCCCAGTAATacgcagcattatgcagttctgctgagaggtcttgtgcagcgTTCCGGCCTGGAGTGGTAATGGCAGaactccctattacagtcagtggagcctCAACATgcttttgaagctgctattttgtgGTAAatttgaaatataaaataatgtttacttaaatatacatatatcaagTTAAAGAATCACATTTATTGGGGTTAAATCTCatatatgaaaatataaaagCTTGTATGCAGAACTAGATAAACTCATGGCCAATGCAAACATGAACTCTACAAGCACAAACTGTACGACAGTTTGGTTGGGAACCATCGGTCCATAACAACAAGTACAAACTACACAAATTATGGGTGTATGAAAAGTACAAACTGTAAGTACACACAAAAGTTCACACTGGGCTATGCAGAAGTACAATGAAAAAGCGCAAACTATTAATTTACATAGACATactaacatacatacatacatacatacacacctttaaataaatacaaactgTAGGCCCTGTTTGCCCCATATGATGatgaacaataaataaaaataaaaataaaaataataataaaatatacttataaaataataataaaatacattaggCCATTTAACTTTTCTCTTTGTATCGTGAGTCAGGATTTACTCTTTGCAGCAACAAAACATTATTAAATAGGTTATTTTTATAGACAAATGAAATATAACAGTGCATAACACTGTGGTTATCTAGCAATAACATCTCTTTAGGCTTTGTTTTCTAAATGTATATTGTCCAGAAGAAATTAAGACTTTAAAACACATACTACAGAAGTTTCTACTGGTTTGGAAAGCATGTTTATCTTGTAGCTAAAGTCAACAGTTCCAAATCAATCATGTTCATCTCCTTGCTGTTGCACAAGGGTGTTATGGTCCAACAGACCAAAGATGAGGTCTCTTatttttttagcctttttaatTTGTTTCTACAACATTATAAAGAGAAGTGACTGCAGACAGGACAGCACAGAACAGTAAGTTCAGCTTTTAACATGCTCTTTCTCCTGCCAGTGTGCCAATCACACTTGTCGGAAACAGTTTAGTGTACCATATTCAACCCTACGTATTATTTATTCAAACCTTAAAAATGTAGGCATAATGTTGTTGATTGTAGCCGACATTGTTGAGTTAAGTCAAAAGTCATGAGTACTTTATTCACTGTGAAAAAGAATGGACACATGCAGATTTGCTGGTCGTTTAATGGGCAAGGTTCAGGTAGAGAACATAGACCACACACAGTCTGTGGGCATTTATGATGTAAAATGCATAAACAACCAAAGCTTTTCTTCACCTTCTGCCCCAAACAGTGATAAAGTTCTGTCCATCAAAGCTGTAACCGAAGAACAAGTCAATGTTCTGAAGAACATATCCAAAAATAACCAGGTATGTGAACACCTCCCACCTGGgagcatttgtttatttttgtttatggCTTGCCTGCACATCATTACTGTCATGGGaataccttgtatctccattgtatgtcgtttttaactttttgacataatgtgaatctggctgttgaTCTTTATGCTGTGtcaagatttcatgatgaatgaaccaatagaaatgctccaaaataacttttCTGAGATTTTatagctgccattttggagatacaaggtttgtttGTGAGGGCAACAATTTTGATTTACAGTTGCCATAGGAATGATTCAACCTCCACTGCGAATTAGGGTCATTAgcaaactttacaaactttcagctgtttgaaaTAAACCAATCCAACAcgaccaatttaaatatctcaacacatCTAATAGAACCACTGATCCATAGGCCCCAAAAGGTTCCTGGATCCTGCTCTGTGGAGCaatgaaacaataaaaactGGGACTTTTCAGGCCTATGAATCAGTGGTATGTCTAGAAGAGGAGGAATGAAGCGTATGTTGAAAAGAACAGCCTGTCTACAATGAAGCATGGGGCTCtactttgcttcctctggcactggaaacctatCAGGAAATCCTTGGAGAAAGCAtaatgccttctgtgaggaagctgaattTTGGGTGCCATTGGAGcctccaacaggacaatgatcccaagcattgcaaggcttggtttcagaggAAGTTCTGGAAGGGTCCGGAGTGGCcgtcacagtcacctgacttgaacccTATAGCAAAATCTTTGGTTGTATTAAAAGAAGGCAGTTGCTGCAGCAAACCCT encodes:
- the alg11 gene encoding GDP-Man:Man(3)GlcNAc(2)-PP-Dol alpha-1,2-mannosyltransferase encodes the protein MSRHDHLSLCLCDLIRLLWSLLLPCFCLCLVLTCLLFLMVMGVRAWLQANRKAQRARDGKPAVAFFHPYCNAGGGGERVLWCAIRALQNRYQDVDFVVYTGDQGVTAEQIVDGARRRFNIRLPRPVRFVFLKHRFLVEASLYPHFTLLGQSIGSLFLGWEALTTFTPDLYIDSMGYAFTLPVFRYLGGCRVGSYVHYPTISTDMLSVVRERNPRFNNADLITNNPVLSAIKVIYYCAFALLYGLAGSCSDVVMVNSTWTLGHILALWRAPNRTSVVYPPCDVQAFLDVPLEEEEEQKRDRKCHSLVSVAQFRPEKDHRLQIRAFRKLLDKKGAEPGGRESVKLVLIGGCRNQDDEDRVLMLRGLCQELGVADRVEFKLNIPFEELKKELVEATIGLHTMWNEHFGIGVVECMAAGTVILAHKSGGPKMDIVVPYDGGATGFLADDEDNYAEAMERILSLTANARLDIRRRARQSVARFSDHEFEVSFLAAVEPLMGTLER